A window from Flavobacterium gyeonganense encodes these proteins:
- the rho gene encoding transcription termination factor Rho has product MFDISALKEMKLSELQEIAKLAKTIKFNGVKKDTLISQILAHQEKTTSEQSIPVVANAEIEDKPKRARIAPVKKAAAIKNAPVLEFDKVEEPREEIKTPASKPNAKIQPKPKAEEVVENKGVEEKALDKKEPKIVKFNKSAYEKKVALQKEKETVKEESEEAVESETGVPATPIAEKEEETVPVKKINPNQNKKQNPNQNQTQNQNPNQNGNGNGNNGNQNPNHKNKKNNNFRDSDFEFDGIIESEGVLEMMPDGYGFLRSSDYNYLASPDDIYLSTSQIRLFGLKTGDTVKGVVRPPKEGEKFFPLVRVLKINGHDPQVVRDRVSFEHLTPVFPSEKFKLAEKGSSVSTRIIDLFSPIGKGQRGMIVAQPKTGKTMLLKDIANAIAANHPEVYLIVLLIDERPEEVTDMQRSVRGEVIASTFDREPQEHVKIANIVLEKAKRLVECGHDVVILLDSITRLARAYNTVQPASGKVLSGGVDANALQKPKRFFGAARNVENGGSLSIIATALTETGSKMDEVIFEEFKGTGNMELQLDRKIANKRIFPAIDLTSSSTRRDDLLLDEKTLQRMWIMRKYLSDMNPVESMDFVNDRFKKTRNNEEFLISMND; this is encoded by the coding sequence ATGTTTGATATTTCTGCATTAAAAGAAATGAAGCTTTCTGAGCTTCAAGAAATAGCTAAATTAGCTAAAACTATAAAGTTTAATGGTGTCAAAAAAGATACTTTGATCAGTCAGATTTTAGCGCATCAGGAAAAAACGACTTCAGAGCAGTCAATACCTGTTGTTGCAAATGCAGAAATAGAAGATAAGCCAAAGAGAGCAAGAATTGCTCCGGTAAAAAAGGCAGCAGCAATTAAAAATGCTCCTGTTTTAGAATTTGATAAAGTGGAAGAACCACGTGAGGAGATAAAAACTCCGGCTTCAAAACCAAATGCTAAAATCCAGCCAAAGCCAAAAGCAGAGGAAGTTGTTGAAAACAAAGGAGTAGAGGAAAAAGCATTAGATAAAAAAGAACCAAAAATCGTTAAGTTTAATAAATCAGCATACGAGAAAAAGGTTGCTTTGCAGAAAGAGAAAGAAACTGTAAAAGAGGAAAGTGAAGAAGCAGTAGAGTCAGAAACAGGTGTTCCTGCTACTCCCATAGCTGAAAAAGAAGAAGAAACTGTTCCGGTAAAAAAGATTAATCCTAATCAGAATAAAAAACAAAATCCGAACCAGAACCAAACTCAGAATCAAAATCCGAATCAAAACGGGAATGGTAATGGAAATAACGGAAACCAGAATCCAAATCATAAGAATAAAAAGAATAATAATTTCAGGGATTCAGACTTTGAGTTTGACGGAATTATAGAAAGTGAAGGCGTTCTTGAAATGATGCCGGACGGATATGGATTCTTACGTTCATCAGATTATAATTATTTAGCTTCTCCAGACGATATTTATTTGTCAACTTCACAAATCAGGTTGTTTGGACTTAAAACCGGAGATACTGTAAAAGGGGTTGTACGTCCTCCAAAAGAAGGTGAGAAATTCTTTCCTTTGGTTCGTGTTCTTAAAATTAATGGTCACGATCCGCAGGTAGTTCGCGACAGAGTTTCCTTTGAACACCTTACACCGGTTTTTCCTTCTGAAAAATTCAAATTAGCCGAAAAAGGCAGTTCTGTATCAACCCGAATTATCGATTTATTTTCTCCAATTGGAAAAGGGCAGCGTGGTATGATAGTCGCACAACCGAAGACAGGTAAAACCATGTTGTTAAAAGATATTGCTAATGCAATTGCAGCTAACCATCCTGAAGTTTATCTAATCGTTCTTTTGATTGATGAGCGTCCTGAAGAGGTTACAGATATGCAAAGAAGTGTACGCGGAGAAGTTATTGCTTCGACTTTTGACAGAGAACCGCAGGAGCATGTGAAAATTGCCAATATTGTACTTGAAAAAGCGAAACGCCTTGTTGAATGCGGACATGATGTTGTGATTCTTTTGGATTCAATTACACGTCTAGCAAGAGCTTACAATACTGTCCAGCCAGCGTCAGGAAAAGTATTAAGCGGAGGAGTTGACGCTAATGCACTTCAAAAACCAAAACGCTTCTTTGGAGCTGCAAGAAATGTTGAAAACGGTGGTTCATTGAGTATCATCGCAACAGCATTGACAGAAACCGGCTCTAAAATGGATGAGGTTATCTTTGAAGAATTTAAAGGTACCGGTAACATGGAACTTCAGCTGGATCGTAAAATTGCGAACAAACGTATTTTCCCTGCCATCGATCTTACATCATCAAGTACACGTCGCGACGATTTATTATTAGACGAGAAAACATTACAGAGAATGTGGATTATGCGTAAATACCTATCTGATATGAATCCGGTAGAATCTATGGACTTTGTAAATGACCGTTTCAAGAAAACCAGAAATAATGAAGAATTTTTGATTTCGATGAATGACTAG
- a CDS encoding DUF4293 domain-containing protein: protein MIQRIQTIYLLLTFLVTGVLLFFVPLWTVNGKDFYFMQDQVYTILLGLSTMLTIISIISYKKRQNQFVMGRLNIILNLILLGLFVYRSLNLSGETTNVVSEKGIGMFLPIVAIVLLVLANKAIKKDEDLVKSVDRLR, encoded by the coding sequence ATGATACAACGAATTCAAACAATATATCTGCTACTCACCTTTTTGGTAACCGGAGTTTTACTCTTTTTTGTTCCGCTTTGGACAGTAAACGGAAAAGATTTTTACTTTATGCAGGATCAGGTCTACACCATATTATTAGGCTTGAGTACAATGTTAACTATTATTAGTATTATATCATATAAAAAAAGACAAAATCAGTTTGTCATGGGCAGGCTGAACATCATATTAAATTTAATTTTATTAGGATTATTTGTTTACCGTTCACTAAATTTATCTGGAGAAACTACTAATGTTGTTTCTGAGAAAGGTATTGGGATGTTTCTTCCTATTGTTGCTATCGTGTTATTAGTTTTAGCTAATAAGGCCATCAAAAAGGACGAAGATCTTGTAAAATCTGTTGACCGTTTGAGATAA